AACCTCATTTTCAAGCTCAATTTTTTCTAACTGAATCTTATATGCATCATTTTGGAACTTAGATGATAGTTTTTGAGCAACTTCTGCTTTTTCTTCAGATGCTGTAAGTTGTTCTTTAAGCTCTTCTATTTGAGTCTTATAGTTTTCAACTTCACCATTAGAAGAACCAACTTTGTTTCCTAATTCTTCTATTTGCTTCTTCTGTTCTTCTATCACCTTATTTAAGTCCTCTATTTGTGCTTGGTAATCTTGTTCTTCTTTGTCTTTACTTTGAAGAGCAGCTTGTAAATTTCTCATTTCTATCTTAAGCTCTTCATCTGAATTTCCAACTTTTCTTTTTAACTCTTCATTTTCTTTTATTATATCTTCATTTTCTGTAGAGCATTCAAAGAATATATCAGCTATATTTATTGCTGATAATATAGCTGCCATTGATGCACTTAGCTTAGGATTTGCTTCCTTAACCCTAGTCATTTCTTTATCAACATATGATGCAACACTTAACATATGTTTTTCTGATTTTTCGCCCACCATCGGATATTCATTACCGTTGATTTTTACCATAACCTTATTCATACTAACACACACCCCTTACGTTAGCTAGTTTTATCTTAAGTTTGCGTTTAGTTTTTCACTTAACTCACTTAATATCTTATCGTGTACTTTTGCTACATCTTCATCTGTTAAAGTTTTTTCAGCACTTCTATATGTTATAGAGTAAGCTATAGACTTGTGTCCTTCTTCTATTTGAGAACCTTTATAAACGTCAAATAACTTGTAACTTTCTAATATATCAGATGCATTAGCCTTTATTATATCTTCTATTTGCTTAACAAATACTTCATCTTTAACTATTAATGCTATATCTCTAGATGTAGATGGGTATTTTGGTAATGCGCTATATCTCTTAACTAAAGTTATGTTTTCAAATACTAGATCTGCATTTATTTCTGCAACATAAACCCTTTGACCTAAGTTATAATTTTCTATAACGTCTGGATGTAATTCACCAAAAGTACCTACACATATATTATTATACACTACTTTTGCACATCTTCCAGGATGGAATGTCGAGTTTGTAGTTTCTGATTCAATTTCATATCCTTTTAAGCCTACATTGTTTAATATAGTTTCAACAATACCTTTTAATGAGAAGAAATCAACTTCTTTTCCATACATTCCTACGCAATATTTTTTAGTCTCTACTGGTAATCCATTTTGAGGAGTGAACGTATTTCCACATTCAAAAGCATAAGCTTCCTCTACTTTATGAGATACATTTGTAGATAATACATTTAACATATTAGGAATTAATGTAGTTCTCATTACAGAAGTTTCTTCTCCTAGTGGATTCATTATTTTTACAAAACTTCTTTTCTCATCATTTTCTGGTAAGTTTATTTTATCTACACCTCTAGGACTTACAAATGAATATGTTAATATTTCATTTAATCCACATGCTATAGAGTTTTCTTTTACTTTATCCATGAATTTTTGATTTTCAGTTTTTACACCAGCTGTAGCATTTCCTTCTAAGTCTGCTGCTGGTATATTTTCATATCCATATATTCTAGCTATTTCTTCTAATATATCTGCATCTTCAGTTATATCTAATCTAAAGCTCGGTACTTCTAATTCTAGTTTATCAGAGCTTATTAAATTACATTTAAACTCTAATCTTTCTAATATGTTTATAAATTGATCCATAGGTACATTAACACCTAATAATTTATTTATTCTTTGTGGGTTAACTGTTACCTTTTGAACTTCTTCTTTAGTTGGATAGTAATCTAGCATTCCATTTAATACTGTACCACATCCTAATTCTTCAATTAACTGACAAGCTCTATTTACAGCCATTTCTGTTAAATTAACATCTATTCCTTTTTCAAATCTAGAAGATGCTTCAGTTCTTAATCCTAACTTCTTAGATGTAGCTCTTATATTTTCCTTAGCAAAGCTTGCTCCTTCTAAGAATATCGATATTGTTTCATCTTTTATTTCTGAGTTTTCTCCACCCATTATACCAGCTAAGTCTAATGTCTTATCTTGGTTTCCTATTACTAGCATATCTGATGTTAATGTTCTTTCAACACCATCTAATGTAGTAAACTTTTCACCTTCTTGAGCTAATTTAACTATCATTTTATTGTATTTTATATCATCTAAATCAAATGCATGAAGAGGTTGACCAAGTTCTAACATAACATAATTTGTTATATCCACTATATTATTTATAGGTCTCATACCTGCTTCTATAAGTCTTCTTTGCATCCAGTATGGAGATGGTCCAACTTTAACATCTTTTACAACTTTACCGCAGTATCTCTTACATAAGTCAGTTTGAATATCTATCTCAAATTGCATTTCTTCATTTGATCCATCAACTTTTATCTCTGGGAATTTTAAATCTGTTCCTAAAGTAACAGCAGCTTCTCTAGCTATACCTATTATTGATCTACAATCTGGTCTGTTTGAAGTTATTTCAAATTCTATTAATGCATCGTTGATACCTAATACATCTCTAACATCCATCCCTAATTCAAATGAATCTTGATGATCTAATATATATATACCATCTTTTTTATGATCTTCAACATATTGATCTGGTATAGTTAATTCTTCTGCACCACAGAACATTCCTTCTGATAATACTCCTCTTAACTTACCTTTCTTTATTTTGAAGTCTCCTGGAAGTACTGCGCCTATTCTAGCAACAGGAACATAATCTCCAACTTTTATATTAGTTGCATTCGTTACTATTTGAAGCACTTCACCATTTGCTACTTCTACCTTTGTAACTTTTAATCTATCTGCATCTGGATGTTGTTCTATTTCTAGTATTTTACATACTTCAACTCCATTTGTTTCTTTTCCGTAGAATTCTACTGCTTCAACTTTTGATCCTGTCATAGTCATCATATCAGCAAATTCTTGTGTTTCTTTATCTATATTTACATAGTCTCTAAGCCATTTTACAGGTACTAACATATTAAACTCCTCCTAATTAAAATTGATCTAAAAATCTCATATCATTTTCGAATAATAATCTTATATCATCTATTTCATATTTAAGCATTGTTATTCTGTCTAATCCCATACCGAATGCAAATCCGCTATAAACTTCTGGGTCTATACCACAATTTCTAAGTACATTTGGATGTACCATACCTGCACCTAATATTTCTATCCATCCTTCACCTTTACACATAGAACATCCTGCACCTTCACATTTGAAACAAGTAACATCTACTTCTGCACTTGGTTCTGTGAATGGGAAGTTGTGGGGTCTAAATTTAGTTTTTGTATGTTCTCCGAATAACTTTTTAACGAACATATTTAATGTTCCTTTTAATTGAGCCATTGTTACATCTTTTCCTACAACTAATCCTTCTATTTGATGGAACATTGGTGAATGTGTAGCATCTGGTGCATCAAATCTGAAACATCTACCTGGAGATATTATTTTTATTGGTAATTCTTGACTCTTCATAGTTCTAACTTGAACTGGAGAAGTTTGAGTTCTAAGTAATAACTCACTATTGATGTAGAATGTATCACTCATATCTCTTGATGGATGGTCTTTAGGAGCATTTAATGAATCAAAGTTATTCTCAACCGTTTCAACTTCTGGTCCTTCTGCTATACTGAATCCCATTCCCATAAATATTTCATTTACTTCATCTGTTATTTGAGATATTGGATGTTTTTTACCTACTTTAACAGCTTTAGCTGGCATAGTAACATCTATAATTTCTTCAGCTAATTTCTTTTGCTTTTCTATAGATTTTAATTCTTCTTTTTTAGAAGATATGCTTCCTTCTATAGATTCTCTCACCTTATTAGCAACTTGACCTATAACTGGTCTTTCTTCAGCTGATAGTTTACCCATTTCTTTAAGTATTGCTGTTATTTCACCTTTTTTACCTAAATATTTAACTCTTAGGCTTTCTACAACTTCTATACTTGAAGTTTCTTTAATTTCATTTAAAGCAGCTTCTTGTAAATTAAGTAATTTTTCTTGCACTATTTTTCACCCTTTCATTTTTTATATTAAAAAAAGCCCTTCATCCCTATCTAGGGACGAAAGACTATAGTTTCGCGGTACCACCCTAGTAGCTTAATAATAAAAAATTATTAAACCACCTCGAATAAACTTAACGCGTTTTGACGTTAAAGCCTACTGAAAGTTTCAGCTTTAATACTCCAGAGGGAACTTCTTTTGAATTCTTAGAAAGTACTTTCAGCCTAGGTACTTATCTCTGAGCTAAGTTAAATCAAAATACTTTTCTCTTTCATAGTATGTAAAAATATGTTTTTCATATAATTATACCATACATAATACAATTTTTACAATATACTAAACTAGGTATTTCTTTATTTCATACATAAGAATTGCAGAACTTATTGCCGCATTTAAAGATTCTGCTTTTCCGTATATAGGTATTTTAACCAGTACATCTGATTTTGATACTAGTTCCTCATTTATACCATTTGCTTCATTTCCTATAACTAATGCTGTTTTATAATTGTACTCTACAGTATTATAATAGTTATTTGTATCTAAATAACTTGATACTATATCGAAATTCTTTAATTTAAGAACTCTTAGTGCTTCATCTTGAGTTGTATGTATTATATTCATATCAAATATTGAACCCATAGTTGATCTTATAACTTTAGGATTGTATACATCAACACACCCTTTTAAAGCCACTATTGCATCTACTCCCGCTGCATCTGCAGTTCTTATTATGGTTCCCATATTACCAGGATCTTGTATTCTATCTAATATAAGAACAAATCTATTTTCATCAGTTAAGTTTTCTTCTAGAGTTTTAGGCTTGAATTTAACTACACCTAAAATACCTTGCGTATTTTCCGTATCTATTAAGTCATCAAATATCTTATTTGTAGTTTTATATGTTTTTATATTTTTCGATTTTAATATGTCTAAAAAACTCACATGTTCTTCTTTTTTTTCAAAATCTTCATTTATAAAAACATATTCTAAATTTGCATTACATTCTATAGCAAGAGTCAGAATTCTATATCCCTCTATTATAAACTTTGATTCTTTATTTCTATTTTTTGTTTTCAATAATGATTTTGTATATTTTACTCTTTCATTATCTTTAGCTGTTATCATTATAGACATTGCTACTTTCTCCTAATTAAATCTTTATTTTCTGAGGCAATACTGCTTATCTTCCCATTTTGCCCAATTACAACTAAAATACTACCAGATTTTAATTCCTCATCTGGAGCTGGAGTAACATTTATGCTTTTTCCTGTCTTTATTGCTAAAACTGTTATTTCATATCTAGCTCTTAATTCTAATTCTACTAGCGTTTTTCCTACCCAACTTGTAGGTGTTACGATTTCTACTATTGAATATTCTGGGTCTAGTTCTATATGATCTAATATATTATCTGAAACTAAGTTGTGAGCAACCCTAACTCCCATATCTCTTTCAGGAAATACGACTCTATCTGCGCCTATTTTATAAAGAACTTTAGCTTGTAGCTCATCTTTGGCTTTACATACAATTTGAGATACGCCCATCTCTTTAGCTATTAAAGTAGCCATTATCGATGCTCTAATATCTGAACCTATCGCAACTATTGCAACATCAAAATTTCCTAATCCCAGTGATCTTAGTGACTGTTCGTCTGTAACGTCAACTATCGCTGCATGAGTAACTTTATCAGCTATATTTTGAATTATCTCTTCACCTTTATCTATTGCCATAACTTGATGTCCTAAAAGATGCATAGTTGTTGCTACTGATGCTCCAAATCTACCGCATCCTATGACTATATATTGTTTCATTTCTTTCTTCCTCTCCATCTAAAAATTTATCTCCAATATTACAAATTATATATTTTTCTGATTATCCAACTATTATCTTTCCTTC
Above is a genomic segment from Romboutsia lituseburensis containing:
- the zapA gene encoding cell division protein ZapA; the protein is MNKVMVKINGNEYPMVGEKSEKHMLSVASYVDKEMTRVKEANPKLSASMAAILSAINIADIFFECSTENEDIIKENEELKRKVGNSDEELKIEMRNLQAALQSKDKEEQDYQAQIEDLNKVIEEQKKQIEELGNKVGSSNGEVENYKTQIEELKEQLTASEEKAEVAQKLSSKFQNDAYKIQLEKIELENEVKYLRAMK
- the pheT gene encoding phenylalanine--tRNA ligase subunit beta, which encodes MLVPVKWLRDYVNIDKETQEFADMMTMTGSKVEAVEFYGKETNGVEVCKILEIEQHPDADRLKVTKVEVANGEVLQIVTNATNIKVGDYVPVARIGAVLPGDFKIKKGKLRGVLSEGMFCGAEELTIPDQYVEDHKKDGIYILDHQDSFELGMDVRDVLGINDALIEFEITSNRPDCRSIIGIAREAAVTLGTDLKFPEIKVDGSNEEMQFEIDIQTDLCKRYCGKVVKDVKVGPSPYWMQRRLIEAGMRPINNIVDITNYVMLELGQPLHAFDLDDIKYNKMIVKLAQEGEKFTTLDGVERTLTSDMLVIGNQDKTLDLAGIMGGENSEIKDETISIFLEGASFAKENIRATSKKLGLRTEASSRFEKGIDVNLTEMAVNRACQLIEELGCGTVLNGMLDYYPTKEEVQKVTVNPQRINKLLGVNVPMDQFINILERLEFKCNLISSDKLELEVPSFRLDITEDADILEEIARIYGYENIPAADLEGNATAGVKTENQKFMDKVKENSIACGLNEILTYSFVSPRGVDKINLPENDEKRSFVKIMNPLGEETSVMRTTLIPNMLNVLSTNVSHKVEEAYAFECGNTFTPQNGLPVETKKYCVGMYGKEVDFFSLKGIVETILNNVGLKGYEIESETTNSTFHPGRCAKVVYNNICVGTFGELHPDVIENYNLGQRVYVAEINADLVFENITLVKRYSALPKYPSTSRDIALIVKDEVFVKQIEDIIKANASDILESYKLFDVYKGSQIEEGHKSIAYSITYRSAEKTLTDEDVAKVHDKILSELSEKLNANLR
- the pheS gene encoding phenylalanine--tRNA ligase subunit alpha, producing MQEKLLNLQEAALNEIKETSSIEVVESLRVKYLGKKGEITAILKEMGKLSAEERPVIGQVANKVRESIEGSISSKKEELKSIEKQKKLAEEIIDVTMPAKAVKVGKKHPISQITDEVNEIFMGMGFSIAEGPEVETVENNFDSLNAPKDHPSRDMSDTFYINSELLLRTQTSPVQVRTMKSQELPIKIISPGRCFRFDAPDATHSPMFHQIEGLVVGKDVTMAQLKGTLNMFVKKLFGEHTKTKFRPHNFPFTEPSAEVDVTCFKCEGAGCSMCKGEGWIEILGAGMVHPNVLRNCGIDPEVYSGFAFGMGLDRITMLKYEIDDIRLLFENDMRFLDQF
- a CDS encoding TrmH family RNA methyltransferase → MSIMITAKDNERVKYTKSLLKTKNRNKESKFIIEGYRILTLAIECNANLEYVFINEDFEKKEEHVSFLDILKSKNIKTYKTTNKIFDDLIDTENTQGILGVVKFKPKTLEENLTDENRFVLILDRIQDPGNMGTIIRTADAAGVDAIVALKGCVDVYNPKVIRSTMGSIFDMNIIHTTQDEALRVLKLKNFDIVSSYLDTNNYYNTVEYNYKTALVIGNEANGINEELVSKSDVLVKIPIYGKAESLNAAISSAILMYEIKKYLV
- a CDS encoding potassium channel family protein, producing the protein MKQYIVIGCGRFGASVATTMHLLGHQVMAIDKGEEIIQNIADKVTHAAIVDVTDEQSLRSLGLGNFDVAIVAIGSDIRASIMATLIAKEMGVSQIVCKAKDELQAKVLYKIGADRVVFPERDMGVRVAHNLVSDNILDHIELDPEYSIVEIVTPTSWVGKTLVELELRARYEITVLAIKTGKSINVTPAPDEELKSGSILVVIGQNGKISSIASENKDLIRRK